Proteins from a genomic interval of Arachis hypogaea cultivar Tifrunner chromosome 10, arahy.Tifrunner.gnm2.J5K5, whole genome shotgun sequence:
- the LOC112715161 gene encoding uncharacterized protein isoform X1 — MEELRKLEKVQRMVQFMESRALLVTPSSNDHGHRFVANLMLFLLQPCGGGDLSINDKCSLLSDLMPRLSSEVLEEASVWISEDLVAMQENDGFQQNHVENAFHGCNQLEYNLLQSYNENKAMVSLDSMEKANSTLEDFCRSYFMFHELDVTKPQTVFKYLPILSFTESYIYQLDKMNEKLLPTPTNGKSVHGGKDEKTTGVLASYFSNDPVRPLVTLLKHKGLLTERIREELTLGEEYWALERKLCYALVNEKEILIEDVMKAIHLKSFDYRVLNLLLYQLRGAEVEELHMEFLSVSEFLVEVSDDLYDYEVSSVVQVFYWSSCSCLNLNSTKSPHITQDDVLENNFNILRMFVRIYGASTAPAMLAKCIGEAEDKYESLLNSLDPQLSESYQKRCAEATKEGHFELRWVHSSRLILLDLKL, encoded by the exons ATGGAAGAGTTACGGAAGCTTGAGAAAGTGCAGAGGATGGTCCAATTCATGGAATCACGTGCCCTCCTCGTGACTCCATCCTCCAACGATCATGGCCACCGCTTCGTCGCTAATCTCATGCTCTTCTTG TTACAACCCTGCGGAGGCGGAGACCTTTCCATCAACGACAAGTGCTCATTGCTCTCTGACCTTATGCCTCGA CTCTCGTCTGAAGTTCTGGAAGAAGCGTCTGTTTGGATAAGTGAAGACCTCGTCGCCATGCAAGAAAACGATG GTTTTCAACAAAATCATGTTGAAAATGCCTTCCATGGTTGCAATCAATTGGAGTATAATTTATTGCAAAGTTATAATGAAAACAAGGCCATGGTCAGTCTGGATTCCATGGAAAAAGCAAACTCCACCCTTGAGGATTTT TGCAGATCTTATTTCATGTTTCATGAATTGGATGTAACAAAGCCACAAACAGTCTTCAAATACTTGCCTATTCTTTCATTCACAGAAAGTTATATCTATCAG CTTGATAAAATGAATGAGAAACTGCTGCCTACACCAACCAATGGAAAGTCTGTACATGGAGGAAAAGATGAG AAAACAACCGGAGTGTTGGCTTCCTACTTTTCAAATGATCCTGTTCGACCACTGGTGACACTTCTCAAACATAAAGGTCTTTTGACAGAGAG GATAAGAGAAGAACTTACACTTGGAGAAGAGTATTGGGCTCTTGAAAGAAAACTTTGTTACGCGCTTGTAAACGAAAAAGAG ATTCTTATTGAAGATGTCATGAAGGCTATTCATTTGAAGTCTTTTGATTATCGAGTCTTGAATCTTCTCCTATATCAACTGCGAGGAGCTGAG GTTGAGGAGTTGCATATGGAGTTTCTTTCAGTTTCAGAGTTCTTGGTGGAAGTTTCTGATGATCT GTATGATTATGAGGTGAGTTCAGTAGTACAAGTCTTTTATTGGTCATCATGCTCTTGTCTGAATCTTAATTCGACTAAAAGCCCTCATATCACACAGGATGATGTTCTAGAGAATAATTTCAACATTTTGCGGATGTTTGTCAGAATATATGGAGCTTCAACTGCTCCGGCTATGTTG GCTAAGTGCATTGGCGAGGCTGAAGACAAGTATGAAAGTTTGCTGAATTCACTGGATCCACAACTGTCTGAGAGTTACCAGAAAAGATGTGCAGAAGCCACTAAAGAAGGTCATTTTGAACTTCGATGGGTTCATTCTTCTCGATTAATATTGTTAGACCTCAAACTGTAG
- the LOC112715161 gene encoding uncharacterized protein isoform X2, with protein sequence MEELRKLEKVQRMVQFMESRALLVTPSSNDHGHRFVANLMLFLLQPCGGGDLSINDKCSLLSDLMPRLSSEVLEEASVWISEDLVAMQENDGFQQNHVENAFHGCNQLEYNLLQSYNENKAMVSLDSMEKANSTLEDFCRSYFMFHELDVTKPQTVFKYLPILSFTESYIYQLDKMNEKLLPTPTNGKSVHGGKDEKTTGVLASYFSNDPVRPLVTLLKHKGLLTERIREELTLGEEYWALERKLCYALVNEKEILIEDVMKAIHLKSFDYRVLNLLLYQLRGAEVEELHMEFLSVSEFLVEVSDDLYDYEDDVLENNFNILRMFVRIYGASTAPAMLAKCIGEAEDKYESLLNSLDPQLSESYQKRCAEATKEGGKVSEHPLGTWVIPTVIPDEELYRSKLKSDTE encoded by the exons ATGGAAGAGTTACGGAAGCTTGAGAAAGTGCAGAGGATGGTCCAATTCATGGAATCACGTGCCCTCCTCGTGACTCCATCCTCCAACGATCATGGCCACCGCTTCGTCGCTAATCTCATGCTCTTCTTG TTACAACCCTGCGGAGGCGGAGACCTTTCCATCAACGACAAGTGCTCATTGCTCTCTGACCTTATGCCTCGA CTCTCGTCTGAAGTTCTGGAAGAAGCGTCTGTTTGGATAAGTGAAGACCTCGTCGCCATGCAAGAAAACGATG GTTTTCAACAAAATCATGTTGAAAATGCCTTCCATGGTTGCAATCAATTGGAGTATAATTTATTGCAAAGTTATAATGAAAACAAGGCCATGGTCAGTCTGGATTCCATGGAAAAAGCAAACTCCACCCTTGAGGATTTT TGCAGATCTTATTTCATGTTTCATGAATTGGATGTAACAAAGCCACAAACAGTCTTCAAATACTTGCCTATTCTTTCATTCACAGAAAGTTATATCTATCAG CTTGATAAAATGAATGAGAAACTGCTGCCTACACCAACCAATGGAAAGTCTGTACATGGAGGAAAAGATGAG AAAACAACCGGAGTGTTGGCTTCCTACTTTTCAAATGATCCTGTTCGACCACTGGTGACACTTCTCAAACATAAAGGTCTTTTGACAGAGAG GATAAGAGAAGAACTTACACTTGGAGAAGAGTATTGGGCTCTTGAAAGAAAACTTTGTTACGCGCTTGTAAACGAAAAAGAG ATTCTTATTGAAGATGTCATGAAGGCTATTCATTTGAAGTCTTTTGATTATCGAGTCTTGAATCTTCTCCTATATCAACTGCGAGGAGCTGAG GTTGAGGAGTTGCATATGGAGTTTCTTTCAGTTTCAGAGTTCTTGGTGGAAGTTTCTGATGATCT GTATGATTATGAG GATGATGTTCTAGAGAATAATTTCAACATTTTGCGGATGTTTGTCAGAATATATGGAGCTTCAACTGCTCCGGCTATGTTG GCTAAGTGCATTGGCGAGGCTGAAGACAAGTATGAAAGTTTGCTGAATTCACTGGATCCACAACTGTCTGAGAGTTACCAGAAAAGATGTGCAGAAGCCACTAAAGAAG GTGGAAAGGTGTCAGAGCACCCTCTTGGCACGTGGGTGATTCCAACCGTGATTCCAGATGAGGAACTGTATCGGTCAAAATTGAAGTCTGATACTGAGTAA
- the LOC112715161 gene encoding uncharacterized protein isoform X3 has protein sequence MQENDGFQQNHVENAFHGCNQLEYNLLQSYNENKAMVSLDSMEKANSTLEDFCRSYFMFHELDVTKPQTVFKYLPILSFTESYIYQLDKMNEKLLPTPTNGKSVHGGKDEKTTGVLASYFSNDPVRPLVTLLKHKGLLTERIREELTLGEEYWALERKLCYALVNEKEILIEDVMKAIHLKSFDYRVLNLLLYQLRGAEVEELHMEFLSVSEFLVEVSDDLYDYEVSSVVQVFYWSSCSCLNLNSTKSPHITQDDVLENNFNILRMFVRIYGASTAPAMLAKCIGEAEDKYESLLNSLDPQLSESYQKRCAEATKEGGKVSEHPLGTWVIPTVIPDEELYRSKLKSDTE, from the exons ATGCAAGAAAACGATG GTTTTCAACAAAATCATGTTGAAAATGCCTTCCATGGTTGCAATCAATTGGAGTATAATTTATTGCAAAGTTATAATGAAAACAAGGCCATGGTCAGTCTGGATTCCATGGAAAAAGCAAACTCCACCCTTGAGGATTTT TGCAGATCTTATTTCATGTTTCATGAATTGGATGTAACAAAGCCACAAACAGTCTTCAAATACTTGCCTATTCTTTCATTCACAGAAAGTTATATCTATCAG CTTGATAAAATGAATGAGAAACTGCTGCCTACACCAACCAATGGAAAGTCTGTACATGGAGGAAAAGATGAG AAAACAACCGGAGTGTTGGCTTCCTACTTTTCAAATGATCCTGTTCGACCACTGGTGACACTTCTCAAACATAAAGGTCTTTTGACAGAGAG GATAAGAGAAGAACTTACACTTGGAGAAGAGTATTGGGCTCTTGAAAGAAAACTTTGTTACGCGCTTGTAAACGAAAAAGAG ATTCTTATTGAAGATGTCATGAAGGCTATTCATTTGAAGTCTTTTGATTATCGAGTCTTGAATCTTCTCCTATATCAACTGCGAGGAGCTGAG GTTGAGGAGTTGCATATGGAGTTTCTTTCAGTTTCAGAGTTCTTGGTGGAAGTTTCTGATGATCT GTATGATTATGAGGTGAGTTCAGTAGTACAAGTCTTTTATTGGTCATCATGCTCTTGTCTGAATCTTAATTCGACTAAAAGCCCTCATATCACACAGGATGATGTTCTAGAGAATAATTTCAACATTTTGCGGATGTTTGTCAGAATATATGGAGCTTCAACTGCTCCGGCTATGTTG GCTAAGTGCATTGGCGAGGCTGAAGACAAGTATGAAAGTTTGCTGAATTCACTGGATCCACAACTGTCTGAGAGTTACCAGAAAAGATGTGCAGAAGCCACTAAAGAAG GTGGAAAGGTGTCAGAGCACCCTCTTGGCACGTGGGTGATTCCAACCGTGATTCCAGATGAGGAACTGTATCGGTCAAAATTGAAGTCTGATACTGAGTAA
- the LOC112715161 gene encoding uncharacterized protein isoform X4, which translates to MVFNKIMLKMPSMVAINWSIIYCKVIMKTRPWSVWIPWKKQTPPLRILSYFMFHELDVTKPQTVFKYLPILSFTESYIYQLDKMNEKLLPTPTNGKSVHGGKDEKTTGVLASYFSNDPVRPLVTLLKHKGLLTERIREELTLGEEYWALERKLCYALVNEKEILIEDVMKAIHLKSFDYRVLNLLLYQLRGAEVEELHMEFLSVSEFLVEVSDDLYDYEVSSVVQVFYWSSCSCLNLNSTKSPHITQDDVLENNFNILRMFVRIYGASTAPAMLAKCIGEAEDKYESLLNSLDPQLSESYQKRCAEATKEGGKVSEHPLGTWVIPTVIPDEELYRSKLKSDTE; encoded by the exons ATG GTTTTCAACAAAATCATGTTGAAAATGCCTTCCATGGTTGCAATCAATTGGAGTATAATTTATTGCAAAGTTATAATGAAAACAAGGCCATGGTCAGTCTGGATTCCATGGAAAAAGCAAACTCCACCCTTGAGGATTTT ATCTTATTTCATGTTTCATGAATTGGATGTAACAAAGCCACAAACAGTCTTCAAATACTTGCCTATTCTTTCATTCACAGAAAGTTATATCTATCAG CTTGATAAAATGAATGAGAAACTGCTGCCTACACCAACCAATGGAAAGTCTGTACATGGAGGAAAAGATGAG AAAACAACCGGAGTGTTGGCTTCCTACTTTTCAAATGATCCTGTTCGACCACTGGTGACACTTCTCAAACATAAAGGTCTTTTGACAGAGAG GATAAGAGAAGAACTTACACTTGGAGAAGAGTATTGGGCTCTTGAAAGAAAACTTTGTTACGCGCTTGTAAACGAAAAAGAG ATTCTTATTGAAGATGTCATGAAGGCTATTCATTTGAAGTCTTTTGATTATCGAGTCTTGAATCTTCTCCTATATCAACTGCGAGGAGCTGAG GTTGAGGAGTTGCATATGGAGTTTCTTTCAGTTTCAGAGTTCTTGGTGGAAGTTTCTGATGATCT GTATGATTATGAGGTGAGTTCAGTAGTACAAGTCTTTTATTGGTCATCATGCTCTTGTCTGAATCTTAATTCGACTAAAAGCCCTCATATCACACAGGATGATGTTCTAGAGAATAATTTCAACATTTTGCGGATGTTTGTCAGAATATATGGAGCTTCAACTGCTCCGGCTATGTTG GCTAAGTGCATTGGCGAGGCTGAAGACAAGTATGAAAGTTTGCTGAATTCACTGGATCCACAACTGTCTGAGAGTTACCAGAAAAGATGTGCAGAAGCCACTAAAGAAG GTGGAAAGGTGTCAGAGCACCCTCTTGGCACGTGGGTGATTCCAACCGTGATTCCAGATGAGGAACTGTATCGGTCAAAATTGAAGTCTGATACTGAGTAA